One window of the Anopheles cruzii chromosome 2, idAnoCruzAS_RS32_06, whole genome shotgun sequence genome contains the following:
- the LOC128268616 gene encoding uncharacterized protein LOC128268616, whose product MCDTMVMGVNSQNRKRLRSDDSEGCFVTQKKTFVNQRLLDRQDSEKMKQIQARTIGLLFEGAKKHSKVGGGPICGKESFRSVRLLGGGEIDYDPASVSAWVTKKADRHCRLCDQWSIVHTDCTNCNLELCEYCGVDCSNCPEKICLNCVKLFQCESQDKPCCEQCKMFLR is encoded by the exons ATGTGCGACACAATGGTGATGGGTGTGAACTCGCAAAATCGAAAACGATTGCGGTCCGACGATAGTGAAGGTTGCTTTgtcacgcaaaaaaaaactttcgtCAACCAACGCCTGCTCGATCGCCAAGATTCGGAGAAGATGAAACAAATTCAAG CTAGAACAATCGGCCTGCTTTTCGAAGGGGCCAAGAAGCACAGCAAAGTAGGCGGCGGTCCTATCTGTGGGAAGGAATCCTTCAGATCCGTTCGCTTGCTGGGTGGTGGAGAAATCGACTACGATCCGGCTTCC GTTTCTGCTTGGGTGACGAAAAAGGCCGACAGACACTGCCGTCTGTGTGACCAGTGGTCGATTGTGCACACAGATTGCACGAACTGTAACCTCGAGCTGTGCGAGTACTGCGGAGTCGATTGCAGCAATTGTCCGGAGAAAATTTGTCTCAACTGTGTGAAGCTATT CCAATGCGAATCGCAGGATAAACCGTGCTGTGAGCAGTGTAAAATGTTTCTACGTTAA
- the LOC128278435 gene encoding gastrula zinc finger protein XlCGF8.2DB-like: protein MDPSAEEDSGYPCHPSVSTVDEQQLFPSNEQKRPQQDITSAEPPESLKHDSKINTDVHRIKEKHHCPHCSATYPIPSKLMIHLRTHAGEKPFQCTICDKAFHSKHLLAQHTRIHNKDQHHQCPHCPKKFAQLIHLENHIRTHTGEKPFQCKVCGKAFHTKHNLTQHTKVHMDQHHQCPQCPKKFAMPGELKDHIRTHTDEKPFQCEVCGKTFHSKNILHGHMNIHKNVEPQQCPQCPKTFARTRELKNHIRTHTGEKPFQCKVCDKAFHSKGNLRHHIKIHQKDQHHQCPQCPRKFAMPRELKIHIRTHTGEKPFQCEVCDKAFHAKSILHNHMSIHKKELDQGPATAF from the coding sequence ATGGATCCTAGTGCTGAGGAAGATTCAGGATATCCTTGTCATCCATCTGTCTCGACAGTTGACGAGCAGCAATTGTTCCCATCGAATGAACAAAAAAGACCTCAACAAGATATCACCTCAGCAGAGCCTCCAGAGTCGCTAAAGCATGACTCAAAAATTAATACTGATGTCCACAGAATCAAAGAAAAGCACCActgtcctcattgttccgcCACTTATCCGATACCAAGCAAGCTGATGATTCATCTCCGCACTCACGccggtgagaagccattccagtgtacaatctgtgacaaagcgttccattcgaaACATCTTCTGGCACAGCACACaagaattcacaacaaggatcaacaccatcagtgtcctcattgtccAAAAAAGTTCGCACAGTTAATTCACCTAGAGAATCACATAaggacgcacaccggcgaaaagccattccagtgtaaagtctgtggtAAAGCGTTCCATACGAAACATAATCTGACACAGCACACTAAAGTTCACATggatcaacaccatcagtgtccgcagtgtCCAAAAAAATTCGCGATGCCAGGTGAACTAAAGGATCAtatccgcacgcacaccgatGAGAAGCCATTCCAATGTGAAGTCTGTGGCAAAACGTTTCATTCGAAAAACATCCTGCATGGTCATATGAACATTCACAAGAATGTTGAACCACAACAATGTCCTCAGTGTCCAAAAACGTTTGCGAGGACACGTGAATTAAAGAATCAtatccgcacgcacaccggtgagaagccattccagtgtaaagtctgtgacaaagcgtttcaTTCGAAAGGCAACCTGCGTCATCATATTAAAATTCACCAGAAggatcaacaccatcagtgtccgcagtgtCCAAGAAAATTCGCAATGCCACGTGAACTGAAGATACAtatccgcacgcacaccggtgagaagccattccaATGTgaagtctgtgacaaagcgtttcaTGCGAAATCTATCTTACATAATCATATGAGTATTCACAAGAAAGAACTAGACCAAGGACCTGCGACAGCATTCTGA